In Nasonia vitripennis strain AsymCx chromosome 2, Nvit_psr_1.1, whole genome shotgun sequence, a genomic segment contains:
- the LOC100120567 gene encoding protein mago nashi homolog, which yields MPTDFYIRYYVGHKGKFGHEFLEFEFRPDGKLRYANNSNYKNDTMIRKEAYVHQCVMEELKRIIQDSEIMQEDDSLWPQPDRVGRQELEIVIGDEHISFTTSKTGSLLDVNQSRDPEGLRCFYYLVQDLKCLVFSLIGLHFKIKPI from the coding sequence ATGCCGACCGACTTCTACATTCGATACTACGTCGGTCACAAGGGTAAATTCGGCCACGAGTTTTTGGAGTTCGAGTTCAGGCCGGACGGCAAATTAAGGTATGCCAACAATTCCAACTACAAGAACGACACGATGATCCGTAAAGAGGCTTACGTTCATCAGTGCGTCATGGAGGAACTGAAGAGAATCATTCAGGATTCAGAAATCATGCAGGAGGACGACTCTCTCTGGCCTCAACCTGACCGAGTTGGTCGACAGGAGCTGGAGATTGTCATTGGAGACGAGCACATATCCTTCACAACATCAAAGACTGGCTCGCTGTTAGATGTTAACCAGTCGAGGGATCCTGAAGGATTGAGATGCTTTTACTACCTCGTTCAAGACTTGAAGTGTCTTGTTTTCTCTTTAATTGGACTGCATTTCAAAATTAAGCCTATATAA
- the LOC107980745 gene encoding uncharacterized protein LOC107980745, protein MYEMSANGHASNFGTHNESSVLEDRSRNQNPDVGRAVTDAVHERFRQSYVYCENCKEKFIGNGVSIHKHFNKSHPADVQCIYCSGKVFHYYKVKNGNNKAEQVYYHWCRDWITK, encoded by the exons AT GTATGAGATGTCTGCCAACGGCCATGCATCAAATTTTGGGACTCACAATGAATCATCAGTGCTGGAAGACAGGTCACGCAATCAGAACCCAGATGTAGGCAGAGCTGTCACTGATGCTGTTCATGAGAGGTTTAGACAAAGCTATGTTTATTGTGAAAATTGCAAGGAAAAATTCATTGGAAATGGTGTTAGTATTCACAAACATTTTAACAAATCTCATCCTGCAGACGTGCAGTGTATTTACTGTTCAGGAaaagtttttcattattacaaGGTAAAAAATGGTAACAACAAAGCAGAACAAGTTTATTATCATTGGTGTCGAGACTGGATTACCAAATGA